The Microtus ochrogaster isolate Prairie Vole_2 linkage group LG3, MicOch1.0, whole genome shotgun sequence genomic sequence GCAGCCTCCGCAATACCAGCTTATCGGAGAGTAGCATGTCATCTTGTTGTTCTAGATAATCCAGCAAATTTTCAGTCCATTCAAGTGCAGCTTTGTGACTAATATGCTTGTCTGGATTTAGTTCTGCTTTCCTAGTCTTCCTGGAAGGCTTTTGCTCAGCAGGCATAGCCTGGCTTTTAGCATCTACAATGTCAGCTAAGACCTGACAGTTTGAGTCACTGCTCCGAGGGTCAAGCCACTGCTCAATATTTTCAATGTCAACATGTTCACAGTCTTCTGTATTCTGTAAAACTGTTGCTAAATTAGCAGCTAAAATGGCTCCTTCACCAATGTTCACGCTTGAATTTTCTTCATGGCCAGGGAAAAGCTTTTTCCACGCTCTGGTTATGGTATTTGATCTTATCATGTTCCAAGCTCTTGAGGCCTCATAAATTGCATCCAACACTGTCAAATTCTTCCAAAACATTTTTGGGTCATTTGCTTCATCCATGTATTTCTGGATAAGTCCTGCTCGGTAATATCTTTTGACTGTGGTTAAAACTCCTTGGCTCATAGGTTGAATGAGACTTGCTACATTTGGTGGCAAATATTTCACAATTATCCTGCCGTCATCTGAGCTCAACAGGTCTTGAGTCGGATGCGCTGAGGGGAAATCTAAAAGCAGTACCGCCTTTTCTCGAAGCCCTTTGGATTTCAGATGCTTCTGCACCTGTGGCACAAAACACTTCTCAAACCACTGTCTGAAAACAGACTGCTCGATCCATGCACTTTTTTGACTGAAGTAAGCAACAGGAAGGTTGGAAAGGTCAGTTCCCTTGAAGGCACGGGGTCTTTTTGCTTTCCCCACAACACAAAGATTAAGCTTATGTAAACCCGTGGCATTTGCACAACACATAACGATGATTCTCTCTCTGCTTGACCTATACTCCGAAGTATTCTGGTCAGTGTCAAAAGCCAATGCCCTTGGGGGTAGGCATTTCCAGAATAGTCCAGTTTGGTCAGCACCATAAATTTGTTCTGGTAAGAGACTTTCTCTTTCCATGAATTCCTGAAAGTTACCACAAAATTCACTGGCAGCAGTTTCATCCCCTTTTAATTTTGCTCCTTTACCAGCAGCCTTTGGAATGCCGTGGCGCTGCTTAAACCGAGTCAGCCAGCCTGATGAGGCATTAAAATCACCTTCCATCCCCAGGGCATCAAAGAAGAACTTGGCTTGTTTTGCACAGATAGTCCCAGACACTGGAACCCCGTCTGTTTTCTGTTGGTTAAACCACTCTATCATAACTCTATCAAGCTCCTCATATGTTGATGACTTCATAGATTTACGTTTGGACACCCCACTTGTAGGATCTGAACTGTTGGCATAAtttataattctttctttgttttttttaatgtcgCGAACTGTGGATTCGCCAATCCCATACACgacagaaagctttttaaaagagtTGCCTTCTTCAAGCTTCTTAATAATGTCAAGCTTGTCTTTAATTGTCAATACCACACGCTTACGTTTCCCCAA encodes the following:
- the Tigd2 gene encoding tigger transposable element-derived protein 2 encodes the protein MLGKRKRVVLTIKDKLDIIKKLEEGNSFKKLSVVYGIGESTVRDIKKNKERIINYANSSDPTSGVSKRKSMKSSTYEELDRVMIEWFNQQKTDGVPVSGTICAKQAKFFFDALGMEGDFNASSGWLTRFKQRHGIPKAAGKGAKLKGDETAASEFCGNFQEFMERESLLPEQIYGADQTGLFWKCLPPRALAFDTDQNTSEYRSSRERIIVMCCANATGLHKLNLCVVGKAKRPRAFKGTDLSNLPVAYFSQKSAWIEQSVFRQWFEKCFVPQVQKHLKSKGLREKAVLLLDFPSAHPTQDLLSSDDGRIIVKYLPPNVASLIQPMSQGVLTTVKRYYRAGLIQKYMDEANDPKMFWKNLTVLDAIYEASRAWNMIRSNTITRAWKKLFPGHEENSSVNIGEGAILAANLATVLQNTEDCEHVDIENIEQWLDPRSSDSNCQVLADIVDAKSQAMPAEQKPSRKTRKAELNPDKHISHKAALEWTENLLDYLEQQDDMLLSDKLVLRRLRTIIRRKQRIQNKNHL